The Stigmatella ashevillena genomic sequence AGTCATGATGCGTCCCTCCCGACTCCTCCGTTTCGCCCTTCTCGGGCTCGCGCTCGTGTGGGCCACTCCCGCCCCTGCTCAGAGCTTCGAGGGCCTCGACGTGCCCGGCGCCTCGAAGAAGAAGCGCGGCAAGGTGGCCTCCAGCAAGAAGAAGAAGAAGCCGTCGCGTGGCAAGAAGGCCACCGAGCCCGAGGCAGCCCCGGAAGCCGAGTCCGCGCCCGCGGGTGAAGAGTCTCCGGCGGCGCCCGCGGAGGAGGCTTCCCCTTCGTCCGAGGCGCCCACACCTTCGCCCGGCATTGCACCGGATCCCGTGTCCACCCCCGCGCCCGCGGCGGCTCAGCCGACGGAAGGCCTGGGGTTGGATCTCACCGGCAGCTCGTCCAAGGGCACGGCGCCCACCATGTCGTTCGATGCGGTGGACGTGTCTGGAAAGACCGCGGACCGGCAGCGCCTGGACGTGGCCGTCTCGCTCTTCAAGAACGACGAGTACGAGCAGGCCTCCATGTCGGCCTACGAGGTCCTCCAGGATCCGAAGATGTCGGGCCTCCACACCGAGGCGCGCTATGTGGTGGCCAAGGCCCTGTACCGCATGGGGCTGTACCACTCGGCGCTCGGCGAGTTCTCGAAGATCCTCTCGCTGGGGCCCCAGACGAAGTTCTTCAAGACCAGCCTGGAGTGGCTCTTCTTCATCAGCCGCAAGACGAAGAACGAGACGGTGGTGCTCGATGAGATCGCCCGTTACGCCAACTACGAGTTCCCCGAGAAGTTCCGCAGTGAGTTCCGCTACCTGCTGGCGCGCTACCACTTCGTCCGTGGCCGGGCGCTCGATCAGGTGGGGCAGACGGCCGAGGCCGACAAGAGCTTCGAAGAGGTGAAGCGGCTGGCCCTGACGGTTCCGCGCACCGACGCGTTCTATCCGCGCGTGAAGTTCCTGCAGGGCATCGCGCTCTTCCGGTTCGGCACCAAGCAAAAGAGCGCGGACGGGCGGCGGGGCGACACCAACATGATCCAGTCCATCGAGGCGATGAAGGAAGTCGTTCGCCTCACGCGTCCCAACGCCGCCAAGAGCGGCGAGGAAGCGAAGCTGGACCAGTCCCTGCGCGAGCTGGCGTTCATGCAGCTGGCCCGCACCCACTACGGCATGCAGCAGAACCGCTACGCCATCTTCTATTTCAACAAGATCGAGCGTGGCACCACGCAGTGGTTGGAGTCGATGTTCGAGTCCAGCTGGGCCAACTACCGCGTGGGCCAGTACGAGCAGGCGCTGGGCAACCTCATCACCTTGTCCTCGCCCTTCTTCCGGGAGGAGTACTTCCCGGAGGCGCTCATCCTCAAGGCGGTCATCTATTACGAGAACTGCCGCTACCGCGAGTCCACCCTCATCCTCCAGGACTTCGAGCGCACCTACCTGCCGGTGCACGACCAGCTGGATCTGCTGGTGAAGAAGAACATGGACGCCAGCGAGTACTACAGCGTGCTCTCCGAGGTTCAGAAGAAGAACAAGGAAGGGCTGGAGAAGAACGGCACGGACATCATCCTCGAGCGCATCCTCCGGTTGGCCCTCACGGATCAGGATCTGAAGAAGACCAACGACTCCATCCTCGAGCTGGAAGGGGAGATGGACCTCTTTGGCGAGAAGAAGGACACCTTCAAGTACTCCGAGCTGTCCAAGGCCCTGCTGGAGGGGCTCAAGGAGCAGCGCACCTCGCTCATCTCGCGCGCGGGCATGATGGCCAAGGGCAAGCTGGAGACGGAGCTGATGGCGCTCAAGCAGCTCCTGGCCAACGGCCTGCGCATCAAGTTCGAGACGACGACGAAGGAGAAGGAGTTCCTGGAGGAGCAGCTCAAGGCGGGTGGGCGCACGGCCATCGTCAAGAAGTACCGGTACTCGGTGGCGGTGCCGGACGATCAGCTCTACTGGCCGTACGAGGGCGAGTACTGGCGTGACGAGCTGGGCACCTACCAGTACACGATGACCAAGGGCTGCATCGAGCGGGATACGGCCAACCGCGACGTCCAGGCGTCGAGCCAGCTGCGGTAAGCGGGAGCATGGAGGAGTCTGCCCGGCGCGCTTCGTTGCGCGTCGTCTTTGGCATCGTCGTGCTGGACCTGATCGGGTTTGGCATCCTCATCCCGCAGCTGGGCGTATACGGGGTGAAATTCGGAGCCTCGGCCTTCACGGCGGGGCTGCTGGTTTCCGTGTATTCGCTGATGCAGCTGGTGTTTGCCCCGGTGCTGGGACGGCTGTCGGATCGGTACGGCCGCCGTCCCGTGCTGCTGGTGAGTCTGGCTGGCTCCCTGGCGGGCTACGTGCTCTTCGCCTTCGCGCACTCCCTGCCCCTGCTGTTCCTGGCGCGCGTCATCGATGGCATGAGCGGGGGCAACATCGCCACGGCCCAGGCGTACGTGGCGGACGTCACCCGTCCTGAAGAGCGCGCGCGGGGCATGGGGCTTATCGGGGCGGCGTTCGGCCTGGGCTTCGTGCTGGGCCCAGCCTTGGGCGGATTCCTGGGCGCCTGGGGGGGCAATTGGGCCATCGGCCTGTTCGCCGCGGGACTCTCCGCGCTCAACCTGGTGCTGACGTTCCTCTTCCTCCCAGAGTCCTTTCAGCGGGGGCGTTCCCCCGCGGCCCCGGTGCGCACGGTGCGCGGGGCGTTCGGCTCGCTGCGGCTGCCGGTGGTGGGCCGGTGCCTGGTCCTCATTCTTCTGTTCACCACCGCCTTCGCGCAGATGGAGGGCACCTTCTCGGTGTTCCTTCTCTCCCGCTTCCTCTCGTCGGGGCCCGTGCCGCTGGAGGGGGGGCTTTTCTTCCTCTCCGCGCATGCGGAACGGGAAGCACTGGCCCAGGCCAGCCTTCGCACGGGTTGGTTGTTCGCCGTCGTGGGGGTGCTGTCCGCCGCTTTGCAGGGGGGGCTCCTCCGGAAGCTCCTTCCGGATCGGCACCGCCTGGGAGGTGCGGCACCCCCGGTAGGGCGGGAGGCGGTATTGGTGGGGGTGGGATTCTCGGTAACGGCGCTCGGACTGGCCGTCTTACCGCTGGCGCCCACCTATGGCTGGCTCTTCCCGGTCATGGGGTTGCTGGCGGTGGGTTCTGCCTTCACCAACCCGTCCCTGTCCGCCGTGGTGTCCTTGCACGCTCCGGGGGAGCGGCTGGGCACTGTGTTGGGTACCTATCAAGCCTTCAGCTCCCTGGGGCGGATTCTCGGTCCAGCCCTGGGCGGATGGCTCTTCACTCGCTTCGGCCCGGCCATGCCGTATGGCACGGCGGCGGGGATGCTGGCGGCCGGCGCGGCCCTGGCCTTGGGATTGGGGGCCCGCATGCGAATGGCGGGCGCGGGCGCCGGGCAAAGCTCGTAAGATGGAGGCATGGTGGGCACGTCGCAGGACATCAAGGAAATCACCATTGCCTTCGATGTGATGGGGAGCGACCACGGGCCGGAGGAAGTGGTGCGGGGCGCCGCCCAGCTCTCCCTGGAGGCCCCCCATATCCACGCGCTGCTGGTGGGGGACCGTGACGCCATCGACGGGGTGCTGGCGGAGACCAAGCACCGGGCCGAGCGCATCTCCGTGCAGCATGCGAGCGAATTCATCACCATGGAGGAGAAGCCGGGCGAGGCGCTGGCGCGCAAGAAGAACGCCTCGGTGCTGGTGGCCGCGCAGCTCGTGGCCGACGGCGAGGCGCATGCCTTGGTCTCCGCGGGAAACACGGGCGCCTGTGTGCTGGCGTGTGCTCGCTTCTTCCAGCTCATCCCCGGTGTGCGCCGGGCGGCCCTGGCGGCGGTGTACCCCACGCGGGGCACACGCGGGGAGAAGGAGGATCCGTTCTCCCTCATCCTGGATGTCGGGGCCACGGTGGAGGCCACGGCCGAGGATCTGGTCACCTTCGCGGTGATGGGCTCGGCGTACGCGCGCATCATCTCCCGGAACGAGCGCCCCAAGGTCGCGCTGCTCTCCAATGGGGTGGAGCCGCAGAAGGGGCCGCCGCGGGTGGTGGAAGCGCACGCGCGGTTGTCCACCATGCCGGGCGTGAACTTCGTGGGCAACGTGGAGGGGGTGGACATCCCCAAGGGCACCGTGGATGTCATCGTCACCGACGGCTTCATGGGCAACGTGTGCCTGAAGATGCTGGAGGGCGTGCACGACACGGTGGTGGAACTGGCCCAGTACGCCTACAAGGAAAAGCTGCGTTGGCGGGCGGGGCTGGCCATGCTCTCCAGCGGCATCCAGCGCATCAAGGACATCACGGATTGGGAGCAGTACGGCGGGGCGCCCGTGCTCGGGTTTGACCGCATCTTCATCAAGGCGCATGGCCGCTCGAAGGCGCGGGCCATCACCAACGCGGGGAAAGTGGCGGCCAAGGCCGTGGCTCACCAACTGGGCACCGCCATCCAGGAAGGCCTGCCCCGGTGAGCCTGCCGGACCGCATCGATCCCCCGCCGCCGAAGCGCATCTACCGGTGGGATCTCGACAAGACGTACCTGCGCACGGACTTCGACTCGTTCAGGGACTTGGTGCGCACCGCGATGCAGAAGGCCCACCAGAAGGTGGCCGTCCCGGGAGCCTCCGCGCTCATCAAGGAGCTGGCGGACAAGGGGGACTCGCGGCTGTGCATCGTCTCCGGCAGCCCCACGCAGATGCGGGCGGTGCTGGAGGAGAAGCTCAAGCTGGACGGGGTGAAGTGGGACGAGTTCGTCCTCAAGGACAATGTGGGCAACCTGCTGCGCGGGCGCTTCCGGGCGCTGCGAGGGCAGGTGGGCTACAAGCTGCCCGCCATCCTGGAGAGCCGTGCCAGCGCGCCCGTCGAGGCCGAAGAGGTGCTCTTCGGGGATGACGCGGAGGCCGATGCGTTCATCTACTCGCTCTATGCGGATCTGATCGCGGGGCGGGTGGACGAGCGCGTCCTCAATCAGGTGATGGAGGCCGGGTCGGTCTACCCCAATGATGCCGAGCGTGTGCGTCAGGCGTGGAAGAAGATCCCCGTGGCCGACCCCGTGCGCCGCATCTTCATCCACCTGGACCGGCTGACGCCGCCGGCGCACTTCGCGCCCTATGGACCGCGGGTGGTGCCCATCTTCAATTACTTCCAGGCGGCGCTGGTGCTGCTGGCGGATGGGCACCTGACGGCCCCCCAGGTCATCAAGATCGCCGTGGAGATGGTGCAGACGGCGGGGCACAACATCATCACCCTGTCCAACTCGTTTCAGGATCTGCTGCGCCGGGGACTGCCCCTTCAGCACGCGGCAGCCGCGTTGTCGCAGGCGATGGAGGGCCCCAACGGGCTGTTGCAGGCGATGCGGCCGGTGCCGGACATCATCGCGGCCTTCACCAAGCGGCTGGCCGCGCTCGGGACGGCGCCTCCTCCTCCCCGGGTGCAGGCGGTGGACTACCTCGCGCTGGTGTCCCACGCGTTGCCACGCACCCACAAAGAGCGGAAGAAGTAAGGGCGCCGCTCACCGCGCGAAGGTGTAGACGAGCAGGTTCGTGGCCCTGTCGACGGGCACCGGCCCCTGAGGCTCTCTCAGCGGGCGGCCCCGGGCATCGAGCACGCCCAGGATGTTGTAATTTCCCACGTCCAGGTTGAGCAGGGCCTCCACCTTCATCTTCCGCTGAGACAGCAATTCCTGGAGTTTCACCGCGGGCTCATCCAGCCGGACGTTCTGGGTGATGTCGAACACCACATGGTGTGCGGCCCCCGTGCTCCTGTCACTCACCAGGGCCAGCAGCCTCCGCTCGCGGAGCTGGTGCTTCACCTTGTCGGGATCGATCAGCAGCTCGTCACCGTACAGCAGCAACTGCGTCTGGAAGAGGGTCGCTCGGCGCGTGCGGCACCACTCCAGCAGACGGGAGTAAGCGATGAGGCTGGCAAAGGGGTTGCCGATCTCCTGGGTGCTCCGGGGACCCATGGGCAGTTGGATTTGATCTCGCTTGAGGTTGATGACCCGGATGCCTCCGTTCTCCTCCACGATGACCAGCCCATGCCGGTCTGGCATCAACACGGCATTGACGATGGTTCCGCGATCGACGGTCAGCCCCTCGGGCTGGCGCTGCGCATTCGTGAAACCGCCGGTCATGAACAGGGCCACATGGCGCGAGCCCGCCATCTGACGAAAGGTCGAGGCGACATTGCCCGCGGCCAGATAGTGCGCTCTGAGCTGGGGGCGCGGCATCCAGATCGCGCTGCCCAGGCTGTCTCCTCCTCGGGCAGAGAGGGTGAAGACCGAGACGTCCGCGGGGAGTGCCACCTTGGGTCTTGGCAGCAGCATCCATCGCGCGTTCTGAACCCGCGGCGCTTCGAAATACTCCACGAAGAACTCCGGACCCAGAGAGTCTTCGAGCCCATCGGCGACCGTGCTCAACA encodes the following:
- the gltC gene encoding adventurous gliding motility protein GltC, yielding MRPSRLLRFALLGLALVWATPAPAQSFEGLDVPGASKKKRGKVASSKKKKKPSRGKKATEPEAAPEAESAPAGEESPAAPAEEASPSSEAPTPSPGIAPDPVSTPAPAAAQPTEGLGLDLTGSSSKGTAPTMSFDAVDVSGKTADRQRLDVAVSLFKNDEYEQASMSAYEVLQDPKMSGLHTEARYVVAKALYRMGLYHSALGEFSKILSLGPQTKFFKTSLEWLFFISRKTKNETVVLDEIARYANYEFPEKFRSEFRYLLARYHFVRGRALDQVGQTAEADKSFEEVKRLALTVPRTDAFYPRVKFLQGIALFRFGTKQKSADGRRGDTNMIQSIEAMKEVVRLTRPNAAKSGEEAKLDQSLRELAFMQLARTHYGMQQNRYAIFYFNKIERGTTQWLESMFESSWANYRVGQYEQALGNLITLSSPFFREEYFPEALILKAVIYYENCRYRESTLILQDFERTYLPVHDQLDLLVKKNMDASEYYSVLSEVQKKNKEGLEKNGTDIILERILRLALTDQDLKKTNDSILELEGEMDLFGEKKDTFKYSELSKALLEGLKEQRTSLISRAGMMAKGKLETELMALKQLLANGLRIKFETTTKEKEFLEEQLKAGGRTAIVKKYRYSVAVPDDQLYWPYEGEYWRDELGTYQYTMTKGCIERDTANRDVQASSQLR
- a CDS encoding phosphatase domain-containing protein, whose protein sequence is MSLPDRIDPPPPKRIYRWDLDKTYLRTDFDSFRDLVRTAMQKAHQKVAVPGASALIKELADKGDSRLCIVSGSPTQMRAVLEEKLKLDGVKWDEFVLKDNVGNLLRGRFRALRGQVGYKLPAILESRASAPVEAEEVLFGDDAEADAFIYSLYADLIAGRVDERVLNQVMEAGSVYPNDAERVRQAWKKIPVADPVRRIFIHLDRLTPPAHFAPYGPRVVPIFNYFQAALVLLADGHLTAPQVIKIAVEMVQTAGHNIITLSNSFQDLLRRGLPLQHAAAALSQAMEGPNGLLQAMRPVPDIIAAFTKRLAALGTAPPPPRVQAVDYLALVSHALPRTHKERKK
- the plsX gene encoding phosphate acyltransferase PlsX — its product is MVGTSQDIKEITIAFDVMGSDHGPEEVVRGAAQLSLEAPHIHALLVGDRDAIDGVLAETKHRAERISVQHASEFITMEEKPGEALARKKNASVLVAAQLVADGEAHALVSAGNTGACVLACARFFQLIPGVRRAALAAVYPTRGTRGEKEDPFSLILDVGATVEATAEDLVTFAVMGSAYARIISRNERPKVALLSNGVEPQKGPPRVVEAHARLSTMPGVNFVGNVEGVDIPKGTVDVIVTDGFMGNVCLKMLEGVHDTVVELAQYAYKEKLRWRAGLAMLSSGIQRIKDITDWEQYGGAPVLGFDRIFIKAHGRSKARAITNAGKVAAKAVAHQLGTAIQEGLPR
- a CDS encoding MFS transporter codes for the protein MEESARRASLRVVFGIVVLDLIGFGILIPQLGVYGVKFGASAFTAGLLVSVYSLMQLVFAPVLGRLSDRYGRRPVLLVSLAGSLAGYVLFAFAHSLPLLFLARVIDGMSGGNIATAQAYVADVTRPEERARGMGLIGAAFGLGFVLGPALGGFLGAWGGNWAIGLFAAGLSALNLVLTFLFLPESFQRGRSPAAPVRTVRGAFGSLRLPVVGRCLVLILLFTTAFAQMEGTFSVFLLSRFLSSGPVPLEGGLFFLSAHAEREALAQASLRTGWLFAVVGVLSAALQGGLLRKLLPDRHRLGGAAPPVGREAVLVGVGFSVTALGLAVLPLAPTYGWLFPVMGLLAVGSAFTNPSLSAVVSLHAPGERLGTVLGTYQAFSSLGRILGPALGGWLFTRFGPAMPYGTAAGMLAAGAALALGLGARMRMAGAGAGQSS